TTACAGGTAATACATAAACCATGAAAAATTCTCACCAATTACCTAGATTTAATCTGGACCTGGCTTGGAAAATCCCTGTGGGTTTCTCATGCTTCAAAATGTCCAGATGCAGACAGCGAGCCTCCTTCTGTCCCAGACTCTCAtggctgcctctttctctctttccttttgcgCTACAGCTCTCCCCTGGGTCTGAGGATGATGAGGGACATGACAGTGCCAGCCGAGAAAACCTGGGCCGGATCCAGTTTAGCGTTGGCTACAATTTCCAGGAATCCACCCTAACTGTCAAAATATTGAAAGCTCAAGAGCTACCAGCCAAGGATTTCAGTGGCACAAGTGACCCTTTCGTCAAAATTTACCTCCTACCAGATAAAAAAAATAAGCTGGAGACAAAGGTGAAAAGGAAGAATTTAAACCCACATTGGAATGAGACCTTTCTCTTTGAAGGTATGTAAAATGGTCCAGGTTTAGGGTGCTGGTTATGGAGGCCAAGAATTTGCTCTGGCTTTGGGCAAGTTACTTCACAAATCTGCCGCATGCCTCAGTTCTGTTCCTATTACATGTGGTCATGTTTTCCTTCGACGCCTGATTTCAAGGGCAAGCAATGTTGTTGGTGGCATAGAGCAAAAATGCAGTTGTGCAGAATACAGTACTTGTAGCCAAACAGGAAAAGAGGATAACCGAGCACTAACCCATTTAATCCAGTGCCAGCCTTGTCCTGCAAACAGCTGGGGTCAGTTATCACACTTCACATAATAGGCTAGAAATACTTCAGCACGTCTACAGCTGCACATAGAGACTGTTACATTTGAAAGCCACTCATTATGCAGAGAGTCATCACACTCATGTCACAGAGGCTACCAAGAATACAGTACTGACATGAAGATTCTCCACTTGGTCAGGGTAGTCTATATGAAGAGTCACCTCCAAACGCCTTCACATGAAGGCATCGCCACTGGTAATATGAAGCCGTGTACATATTCTGGGAATAGGCACCATCTACAGTGATACCAGATTAGTGTCACTTCCCATGTTGCATTTTATTCATGGATATGCATCTGAAACTATGGTCCTTTCCCAAAAATTATAATGTGGCAGAGATTATATCTGTGGCTATGTATGAATGGGACATGGACATGCCCCAGACTATGGGAGCAACTTAAAATTCTTCTCTGCAAGAGTAAATACAGTTATAAATCTTTCCTGCATGTGATTTTTTACATGAAAGCATCTTGTGGGCGCACTCACTCTTATCAGGTAGTATGAAAATGCCTGGGATGAGGGGCACTGCAAGACATTTCTCTCTCCTCAATGCATCTTTAAGGTGCCCTCTTTCACATGAATAAACCAGGAAGCAGTTCTAAGCAAACAGTCATTTTGACAAATGATGACTTTCAGACTGCACCAGTTCCTTGCACTGTTTTAAGATCACACAAGAATGAGAGGATGCAGACATACCCTAAAGAAAATTGTGATCTGTCAAGTATGGCATCAAGTCATACCATGGTCTGTCTATTCCATGGGGCCAGTTTGTGCCACATAACATATCATTCTTCTGCCTTATCTACTGTCTTGCTTCCTGCCAAATCAGATCATGCCCTTAGTCCATCACATTTAATACTCAACCTCAGGGGAATGGCCAGAGCCTTACGCTACCATAGAGAGGCCAAAAGCCTTCACTAGTGATCTAAGTGCAGTGATGGATAAGGGCTGGGATTCCTTCCTGGCCCTTATAGCAGCCAGCCAGTTCCCTGAAGCATTGTTTGATTGATGAAGTTGGATTACTACTCACTCATCTGGAATACCTACAAATGTTATTCAAGGCTGCAAGATTGCCCAGAAGCATGGGTTCCTTCACCCATGTATGGCCTGGGCCAGTCATGACCGCTTCTCCATTGGCAACCTGAATACAGTGATAGATGCTAATGTGGAAAAGACCTGTGCATGCAGCAGAATAACCATTTTTACTTGCATCTAGGCTTAACGTTGGGGCTCCCTCTACTGTGGTTGCCTGCATGTCATCTCTCAGCTTTTCATCTGCTCCTTTTGCTTTTGGCAGGTTTCCCATATGAGAAAGTGGTTCAGCGGGTGCTCTATCTACAGGTTCTGGATTATGATCGGTTCAGTCGTAACGATCCCATTGGGGAGGTGTCCATTCCCCTCAACAAAGTGGACTTGACCCAGATGCAGACATTCTGGAAAGAACTAAAGCCCTGCAGTGATGGGAGTGTAAGATCCTTGCTTTGTTTTGAAACAGAGGGCTGATCCAGAATATCCAAGGTTGGCTCAGTGCATGCATGCATTGGGGGCTGGCCATATATGATTCCTAATTCCATGCGGAATGAGGAAAGCTGGCTAGATCCTGAGCAGTGTTGGGGTGATTTCTGTTCAGCGATTACAGTggggaatcgggggggggggtgatgttaCATAATAATTCCTCTATCTCTGCTAACTCTTCTCTGCAGGGAAGCCGAGGAGAGCTTCTCCTGTCGCTCTGCTACAACCCTTCAGCTAACTCCATTGTTGTGAACATTATCAAAGCTCGGAATCTTAAAGCCATGGACATCGGGGGAACATCAGGTATGGGGTTCCGTAGCAGCTCTTCTTATGCAGTGGGTCTTAGATTTAAAGCTCTTACTTACTTTGCCAAagctttattaggcattacaaatatgggccatcataaaacatccatatagtCTGGCACATTCAAATTACATTCACAATGTCTATTGTTTCTCgggatgtttaaatatctgcccttgacaaaagctgAGGGGGAAACGTTCAGTCGGGCTAACGTAAAGACCCTGCGTTGGACTGGATTTATTAATTTTGAAATATAAGTGACCCTGTTGTCTGTTGTATTTAATCCCTAGAACTTGGgggagcaaattttatttacagctgattCAATGCTTTGTATTTCAATGACCCCATATCTGGTTTGAATATTGCGATAAATATATTGCTCACCTGAATTATACAAGAGTTCCAAGTCTATACCAACAGATCTAATTTTGCTATGTAAGAATTGGAACCATCTGGATTTATAAGAGTCCTTATGTAAGTTAGAAAGCAGACTTGAAGGTTGGCAACAAAAATGGCAATGCAACCAGTATTTTGTAGTGCTAGGCCGCATCCAATATTCCATCGTGTGTATACCTAGTTCCGCACACATCGTCTCATACTTGATTGAACTTGGGAGCCCCAGGATACGTCTCAAGAAACTTGAGTGTATCTTATCTAAATCACTTTTATATGCTTGTATTTGTACTGGGATCCCAAAAAGTAGCTGGGACAACACTTTAGGTAAAAGACTTAAAGCAAACCACCAATGACCATTTCCTTAGAGTTCTGGGCACTTACTGGTTTCAAGTAAACCTGGCGAGAATCAGAAGCTATTTGATTTTCAGGTGTTGCTTGCTTGCATGCTTGCTTGGGgtctcctcccaaaggagcctgtcATGTGTTatgcccatcatccccagctgacAGAGAGTGAAAGAACAAATGCCTTCAAACTGACCTGCCTCACCTcctgggtagagaaactagcatAGCCTACTTGACAAAAAACCAAGACAATGTGCAGATGAATATCTTCATTGAATTTCTTCTGATCAATGCTAGAAGATTTATAGAGCTgtggttcttaaactgaggtataCTTTTAAGTGACCCTTGATCCTACAATGGAAATAACAGAGCGTGCTACTGAAGAGAGAGTTTCTGTCTGATGCTGAAAGGGCAACTCACATTTCAGTTTCATTTTTATATGTTAAACAGAAAAGTCCTTTATCTTTTGTGTGCTCATAGGACATGTGATggagccaccttgctgaagctaagcagctctGGGCCTGGCCAGGGCATGGGTGGGCCTGGCTCTCTGAGAACTCAGTGAGAAAAGAATTGTGGAATATTAGTGCAAACGGCTGCAGTGGGTTGGTAATCTGGGGCCTGAATgtgaccctccaggcctctcttgtctggcccttgggacactCTCGAGGCCACCACCTCACCTCAGACCAGTCCTCCTATGTACCCTTCcttgagagtttttgcctggctgggatgtgcccTTGATCtttaataatgcctcttgcttggatggatggatggatggatggatggatggatggatgataggGGTGTGCAAGTAAGTACAGAAACTACTGTACTGTACAAAAGTTAAAATTGTATTcattgctttgcccacttttgcatCTGACTTCCCTGCCTCCCAGCCATACACATAGGTCCCCTTCAGGCATGCATATGTCTTTGTTAAGTCCTGGCCAGTGTACAAAAAGTGAAGTTTTATTTGGAAATCTGTCAAATATTTTCCTTACAGTGGGCATAAAGACAGACAATGGAGTGGTCTTGGAAGAGCAAGTACATCAGAATAGCAGTGCACATACCATTAGGTTTGAAAACTACTAGAAACTCTAGAAGTTTCTTTGTTCTATAATGGGATTGAGATTTCCCTTATTATGGTCTGTACCAGAAGGACAAACTGCTTTCATTCTTTTTGCAGCTTGTAATGGGAGGAATATAAACATATTACTTTCTTGatttcttttacattttttaGTTCTAGGGTGGGATACCTCCACAAGCGTGTAACACTGTGCAATGTAATAAAATGTTATCACAAGATACTGTGATTGAATTATGTTTTATTGCTCTTAGATTTTATCTCACTTCTGCAGACTAAATATCTCATACATAAGGCTACAGTATCAAATTACACCGTACCTAATGAGCAGCAAAAGCTTGCTTGATTATTCTCTCTTCTGCATTGAGAAGAATGGAGTTTACGACTTCCATTTACTAGTGAGGAGGCAGGCTCTCTGTCCAGGGAAAGCTCTGGAAGCAGAGAACCTGAATGTTTGACCTTGTTTTTTAAACATCCCATAAGCAGTGCTGCACTGGAATGTGATGGTTAAGGAATGGTGGGAACTCCAGTTAAGAATAAACTTCTCAGCCTGAAGGGCTGGTTGTAGAAGCAAGCAAACTAGAAAGTGTTGTCACCAGCTGTAAAGCTGCTGGTTGTAACAGACTGACATGGCTCTGCTGGTTACCAAGAGACCGCAAAACACCAGTATTGGCTGGTATTTGAAGCCTCAAACATAGAACCGAGGACAGCATAGCCCATTCTGCATCAGAATTGGAAAGCTGATTGTAAGTGGCCATTGACAGAAATAACTGGGTGGATTACTTGAATAAACTGGCATAAATGGCTTGGAAAGAACATTAACTACAGGGCAGTTTAGACTGGGGCATGTAATTTAATAAGTGGCTCATTTCCCACGTGGAAGGCAAGTGAACAGCTGGAACCTTTCCATGTAAATAAAACTGAACCCTGTATTTTTGAAACTGATGTAGGTGCTTCTTTGGGGCAAAAAGAGACAAATGATCCTTTGCTACCCAGTTTTATAACATCTGGAACCTGGgtactggggtgctccttctgggTACCTCTACAACTCCACCTCCCCTCCACAGTAATTATGTCCCAGTGATGTTATCCTCTTTTTCCTGTGCCAGACCCCTACGTGAAGGTGTGGCTGATGTACAAAGACAAAcgggtggagaagaagaagacggTAGTGATGAAGCGGTGCCTGAACCCAGTCTTTAATGAGTCCTTCATCTTCGACATCCCCACAGAGAAGCTGAGGGAAACGACCATTATCATCACTGTCATGGATAAGGACAAGCTCAGCCGGAATGATGTCATTGGAAAGGTGAGTTGTCCTCCCAGTCGAGAAGCTCCCGGAGCCCAGGACAAGGCCTTTCCAGCTGGGGTTGGCTG
The nucleotide sequence above comes from Podarcis raffonei isolate rPodRaf1 chromosome 1, rPodRaf1.pri, whole genome shotgun sequence. Encoded proteins:
- the SYT7 gene encoding synaptotagmin-7 isoform X7, which gives rise to MYLDPEAAKGAPSRDVLLVSAIITISLSVTIVLCGICQWCQRKLGKRYKNSLETVGTPDSSRGRSEKKAIKLPSGGKAVNTAPVPGQTQHEEPDHKTEPRSSVSDLVNSLTSEMLMLSPGSEDDEGHDSASRENLGRIQFSVGYNFQESTLTVKILKAQELPAKDFSGTSDPFVKIYLLPDKKNKLETKVKRKNLNPHWNETFLFEGFPYEKVVQRVLYLQVLDYDRFSRNDPIGEVSIPLNKVDLTQMQTFWKELKPCSDGSGSRGELLLSLCYNPSANSIVVNIIKARNLKAMDIGGTSDPYVKVWLMYKDKRVEKKKTVVMKRCLNPVFNESFIFDIPTEKLRETTIIITVMDKDKLSRNDVIGKIYLSWKSGPGEVKHWKDMISHPRQAVAQWHQLKA
- the SYT7 gene encoding synaptotagmin-7 isoform X6, which translates into the protein MYLDPEAAKGAPSRDVLLVSAIITISLSVTIVLCGICQWCQRKLGKRYKNSLETVGTPDSSRGRSEKKAINDLDRDFWNNNDNTVQQKWSSYPPKEFILNISPYAPYGDPRLSLKLPSGGKAVNTAPVPGQTQHEEPDHKTEPRSSVSDLVNSLTSEMLMLSPGSEDDEGHDSASRENLGRIQFSVGYNFQESTLTVKILKAQELPAKDFSGTSDPFVKIYLLPDKKNKLETKVKRKNLNPHWNETFLFEGFPYEKVVQRVLYLQVLDYDRFSRNDPIGEVSIPLNKVDLTQMQTFWKELKPCSDGSGSRGELLLSLCYNPSANSIVVNIIKARNLKAMDIGGTSDPYVKVWLMYKDKRVEKKKTVVMKRCLNPVFNESFIFDIPTEKLRETTIIITVMDKDKLSRNDVIGKIYLSWKSGPGEVKHWKDMISHPRQAVAQWHQLKA